CTACTCCAGCTTGCATTATTCCATCAGGAATCAGATCGGTACCACCAATCTTCCCTCAGCATATCCTACTACTCTAGAATTGAATGGAACAACCCTGTCCGGGTTCGACATGAACATGCTGATTCGTGGCTTTTCCATAGGTAATTATTTTACTTATGGTTACAGTCGGAGAGGAAGTTTACATGCTCAAATTGGTTTGGGACTTTCGCATCTCAGTCTGTACAAAAACTCAAGTGGTGTTCGTGTTCTGGAGTCAAATGGCTACCATATCAATTTTGGGCTGGGATGGAGGGCGACCCTTTTTGGTCGAATGGGAAAACGATTCCGGATTGGGGTAGATCTGGGTTATACCCTGGAAGACTTTAATCTGGCCGATCAGGAAGAATCCTTGAAACTACCAGGTGGTGGAACCGGTGAAGTCTCACCCATTCAATCCCTTTCCCTTGGTACACCAGATTTGAATGTAACTTTGGAATTTGGTGAAGCACTCTTTGGGGCATATACGCCATTTCGTGACCCCTACAGATTGGGTTTGCTCAATATAAGTGCCGGGGTAAGTCTCCTGAATTTTAAAACGGGTGTCTCCATACAGTATGACTCTTCAGGAACCGAGCTGAGCATTCCCGCTGTATCCGCCATCAGTCAAAACTATGATCTTCAAATCTTTAAATACAACTGGCCCTTTCACTTTATTCGTCAAGCCAATGTTGATGTTTTTAGCGGACTAGGTGTACGCTTCTGGAAAATGACCTTGCCAACATCACTCCCCTCTGGATGGGCAAGCAGCCTAACAGATGGCAGCGCTACCTTCAATAATTTGCAATTTTCACCCCGAGTTTATGATATTTACCTGGATCACGAAATCATCTATCCATTTGGACCAAAGTTTTACACAAGAGTTCGAGGCGGGACAGGGTTTGCATCCATGACTCTGTACGAGAACAAAGTTTTAGACAGATTAATCGATGCTACGGCCTTCACCTGGCATATAGGTACTGGTGCCGGCTATACCATCAAAGGAGATGGGAGTTCAAGGGTTTCCTTTGGCGTGAATCTGGATTATGTGCATCAAGCCTTTGAGATTGACATGAATGCATCAAATCTTTCAGCTGTTGATCCAAATGAAGTCATTCCCATTAAATATATTGATCTCAGTCAGCCTGTTGTCTCATTGAATATTGGTCTGATATTTGGTGGATACCCCAATGCCGCCATGAAAGCCTTCAAAGCGTTTAAGGACAAACACTATGCAAGCTCCCTAGAAACCATGCAGGAGCTTCTGCAATTCACGCCAAATCATCACAACAAGAATGCAGTGCTGCTTCAAAAACAAATGGTGGAGGATTCACTGGTCACGAAGTACTATCGGGATGTCCGCACGATTCTTTCACAGGGGAAAATTGGAGATGCTCACTCCCTCATTCAACAAGGTGAAAAACCACCTGGGGAAGCAGCCGAGAGAGCTGTCCTGGAAATGAAAGTAGAGATAGCAGACCGAGCCTTAGAGGGTGTTGCCGTGGCGTTGAAGATGTTGGACTACGAACTCGCCGAGGATCTCATTCTACTGGCCCTTAAAAGTGACCCCTCTTCTTACTCAATTGCCAAAGTTCTCCTGGCACGATCCTATATCATTAGGGCCACCGTTTTGTATCAATCAGGAGTCTATGGTCGAAGTCTATATTGGCTCAAACAAGCTGACGGGCTCACTGACCGCTATGAAATGGTAACAGCCGATCTGCGTCAGAAGATTGGAGATGGACGCCTTGACGATGCCAATGAGGGCATCTTGAAAGAAGACCGCAAAATGGTGTACGAATCCATGAAGGACGCGAAGAGTCTTAATCCAGTGCTCTCTGATATTGTTGATGTACATTTAAAAGACCTGGAACAGGCCATCAAATATGCTGACGAGCAAAAGATCGCTCCCATGAAGCGCATGGCCCTTGACAATTTGATGGATGATGTTGAAAACCTGAATCCTGAGAATTTTACGCCCAAGCTGGGTATGAAGGGATCACTTATCGTTCGATATATCGGTCCCCCTGAGCGAAGGTTCAAAGAAGGTGAGTATGAGCTCTTCGTCTATCCAAAATCTGAATCCATGGAGATTTGGTTGTATCTAAAACAGGGCAGTGTTGAGAAAGTGGAATATCAGAACAAACAAAAGAAGTAACTAAATCAAGTGGTGTCCTTTTAATCCCTGATATACTTCTTGAATAATGACTTTTGAAATGCCCCAGGCTGGAACCGCCAGAAACATCCCCAAAACCCCTACTTGAGATCCAACCAGAATAAGTAAAATCACAGTAAGTGGATGCATTTCCATTGATCCTGAGACGACGATAGGTGAGATAATATTATTGTCGATCATTTGTACGACAAGGAACATGACAATGATATGAATAATATAGTAGAAATGTGAAGCAGCGATTGGATCACCAAGGTTATTAAACAAACTGACAATGATGGCTGGCACCATGCCCATAAATGGTCCCACAAAGGGAATCATGTTGGCCATACCAGCAATGGTACTAATGAGCAGAACCCCTGAAATATTGGTATCAAAAATCCCATTTAATAGACTAAGACCGATAAAGGACTGAATGGCCACACCCAGAGCAGCCAACAATTGGCCACGCAGAAAATTGGTTAATTGCTTCTTTGTTTTATAAGTAATGTTCAATGACATTTCAAAATATTGATTAGGGACCATTCCTATCAACTGCTTGGTCATCCGCTTCCCATCCACGAGAAAAAACATGGTTATGATCAGGATAAAAATGATAGTAGCCAGGGTGTCCAAAGCTCCCGCAAGAATGGAACCGAGTTGGCTGAAGAATTGGGAAGAAAGGCTGGAAATGAGATCTAAATCCAATTGAAACCCAGGGATATATTCTGCAATCCTGGTGTTTATATCACCCATTAAAGAATCCAGGGATTCTGTTGCCGAGTTCTGCTGGATGACATCTTTTATGCGACTTATTTCTGTGAGCAAGGTTGGTATCCCCTTAACCACACCCAGCACTACCATGCCAATTATCCCGCCAAACATTAGCAAGGTGCCATATAAACGCCTTATTCCAGAGGATTCCATACGATCAACCATAGGGTTGAAAACAGCCGTCAGGATGGCTGCAATGACTATGAGAAATAGAGCATCAACAACCAATGGGAAAGCTTTATACGCACCCGCTAAAACCAGAACTAGAAAAAAGAAGTAGACCAGGGTCTTGAAGAGACTCTGGTGAAATAATCGCACCGACTGAGGTGCGATGGTTACAGAATCGTGGTTACTCATTTGCCCCAGACTCCAAGGCGGATTCAAGTTTTCTGGACACTTTGACTAACTCGCCATTGGTGCTCCGTAATCGAACAGCCAAAACTTCAGAAAGTGCCAGAAGTATCTTGCCGCCCAAGGCTGGTTTTGTCCTCAGAATATCCATAAGATCGGGACGGTAAAAACCGATTATTGTGCTGTTCTCCAGGGCAGTAGCTGCCGCAGTTCTGGGAGATGCATCGAGTAGCGCGATTTCCCCAAAGAAATCACCATCACCCAGTTTAGAAAGTTCTTTAGGAGCTTGCTGAGGAATGTCTAAAAAGATGCCAACACTCCCCTCAATGATGATGTACATGCCGCTCCCGGGATCACCCTGTTTAAAAACAGGCTCCCCTGGGGCAAAATTGCGAATATGCACGGCGTTCTCCACAATCTTTATCTCCTGCCACGATAAACGACTGAATACATTGACTTGAGAAAGGGCCATTTGCGCCTGACTTCGATTAGGCTTCAATTTATTTTTAAAGCTCTCAAATAATGGATAGGAGATATTTGCCTTCTCTTTCATGAGTCACCTCGAAATAGTCGCTCAGTTATGCTATTGGATGATATTGTCTACCAGGGTAATCACATCCTGAATATTGGATTGACCATCATCATTAACATCAGCCGCACATAGTTCAACATCGTTGGGTGGAAAACCATTCCCTAGAATAATGGCCACAAGACGAACCAGATCAGAAACATCAAGATTGCTATCATCGTTGATGTCACCTGGATCACATTCCGCCAGTGAATTCAATTCAATGGTATAACTGGCTCCATAAGTCGTCCCTGTCAGTTGAGTGACAACGGGAATCAAGGCGGCCATTGAGGCATCCCTGACATCCAATACGATGGAGCCATTGTTACTAGCATCCAAATCGATGGATCCCCAATCAACGGTGTTATCATCCTGGCGAATAGCCCACATTGCGGACATTTCCACACCATCCTGACCGTCAAAATCGATTTCCAGACCCAGTTGACCAGATGTATTCAAACGAATCATTTTGCATCCAAGGTTTTCAATCCCGGTCACACTTGATGATACGGGATAGCTATTATGCGTAAAGGCCAGGGTGGCTGTTGGATATCCATTCACACCAGCTTCATCATAACCAAACTGACTAACGCCACCGGTAACAACAGCCCGGGATCCTGTAAAAAAATTCCAGACAACATACTCACTAAAAGCCTCTGGGAAGGAGCTGCCATATTGGGATAATGCCTGTGCATAACTGTTCATGACGTTCTGGCTGGTGTGGGTTTGACGCCAATTCCAGAAATATTCGAGGATAGGGGCAACCACATAGGAATTGTCATCAAATCTCTGGTGCATGAAATCTTCCCAGGCATAATCTTCATATGAACCTGTTCCAGATGTGCCATGATTCAACCCCCAGTGTGGGTGAGAGTAAGGGTCGCCATAGCCCATAAAATTAAGCATGGAATCATTGACATAATCGTAGACAAACTCTTCAGCCCAGGTAGCATCCAGCTCTACCCAGCCACCTTCTGACCAGTTGGATTCTGAGCGCTGGCTGGCATGTTTAAATTCGTGGGCACACGTGACCTTCATGGCACCTTTGACATTGCCTTCTGGGTCCTGATTTGCTCCAAAACCAATATAACTATTGTGGAGGACCAGGCGGGTCAGCTCAGATCCATCCACTGCACTGGTGGTGCAGTACCCATAGGCACCCATACTTTCAAAGGAAACATTGTAAAAGCCATCGCCACCGACATGATTTGGACCGGCAAAACCTGCACTATCCACTTCTTGAGCCCAGGTGTAATCCAGATAGTCTGCAGCCCACTCCACATAATCGGGAACACCACTGCCATCAGCATCAGCCGACGGAACGGCTCCTGTACCAGTAGTTGCATAGTTAAATGAGAAATGTCCCCCAGGACTGAAAAAGGTTTCTCTCAGCCCATCAGTTCTGGGCAGCAAGAGATCTTCGATGATATTAATGGTACTTTCAGCCAAATCAGGTTGCATGGCCTCATATTGAATCAAAATGGGGGTGCCACATTTAATGAGTTGTGTCTGATCTTCCCTGAAGCGGGCATCCAGGCGTTCAGGTGCTAAAAACAAATATACCTTATTCAGGATGAGTTCATCCTGGGTCAATTCACCGCGATCAAATGCTTCATCCATAGCGGTGATGGTGGTTGAGGCAAGCAGATTTCCTGTGATCAGTAATGAGAGAGTAATTAACAATCTATTTATCATTCGAAGCTCCTAAATAATGCTCAAATTAGAACTGCAAGATAACCTGACTCGATGTGAAGTCAAAATGTTTGAGATCACGAAAGATTGACAACCACTCCTTTTTGAGCTCATAAGTATTCCCAAATTGATCAATCAGTTTTTCCAGGGGAAGCATAGGTTCTATTTTTTGAGGCGTTCCAGAACGACTGCCTTGGGGAATTTACCAAACTGGGCTTTGCTATAGCTGCCATCTCCTTCAACCCAGAGTATAAATCGTGTGCCCTCTCTGGCTATGACATCCATGAGGATATCATTTTCAACCATGACCCTCTCCCCCTCAACATACTGGAGATCAGTCTGAATTAACACCTGGGTGCCAGACAGATTTATTCGGGGATGGGGATGGGGATGGGTGGCAGTATAGCGGGTGGCGGTGGCATTCCATATTTCACCATCAATAAAAACCTTGATATCTACAGGGAAGAAGGCAGGATCATGTGCCTTGGACGCCAGAAAATGTGTGGCTGAAAATACGGTAAACGCACCCTCAGGAAATGGTCTACCTTCCCCATTTGAATATATGGCATGGGTACCATTCGCTGATCGATTTGCTTCCAGAAAGAAATTCTTGGAGCCCTCGGAGACCTTTTTGGACCAGGACAGGGGTTCATAGCTGTCTTTATCAAAATGAACCCGGTAAATATTATGAATATGGTGAAAGTAGGCGATAAATGGTTTGAGCTGGTTGTCATAGGTGATCTGAACCGTGCTATCCAGGTCTTCCCAGGTTAAGGTCATATCCAGAAGGGCAATGCCCATATATGAAGCCTCATAAGGGATGACAGTTTTCTCACCTGCTAAGCTACCCGAATTGAGACCAGTCATGAACAGAGTGACCATGAGAAAGCGGGTGAATTGGCTCACAATGCAGATGCTTCTCATTTCCAGGGCACCTTACCGACTAACCCTGAGATTCCCATGACAGGGATGTAAAATGGCTGGATGATGAACCAGAGGAGAAAGACCCCTATATCAGCCAATCGATCCATTTTTTTGAGGCCAATCAAAAGAATGGCAATTTCAACACAAAATTTTATCCCAACAACCAGGAGAAACAGAGGAGATATCTGCAGACTCAATATTTGTAATAGCAGTGCTGTGTTTAAAACAAAGGCTGATGCTAGAAATACAAAGAATAGTGGGTCCTTGCGATGAAGTCCTCGTGAATCAGACGCCCAACGTTTTCTCTGACGATAAAAAGCGTATACAGATTCCGCTGGGGAGGTCGTCACAAAGCTTTTGGGATTCCAGGAAAATTTTGCTGTGAGACCTTTGAGCTTTCCAATCTTCTGGACAAGATAAAAGTCATCGCCAATGCTCTGGTCTGGATCTCCAGTGAATCCACCAATAGCAGTAAAATGCTTCCGTTTGAAAGCCAGGTTCTGTCCTGACCCGCTCCACGGTTTCCCATGCTGCATCATACCAGCGTTGGTCATCATAATTCCCAGGAAATCCAGGGCCTGATAAATGGCAAAAATGGATCTATTTCTGACGCTGGAGAAACCTACAACGATTCCTGTATCCTCATCGAACTCTGACACCAGAGCGCTTATCCAATCAGGACCCATCCGACAGTCGGCATCTGTCTCTATGAGTATGTCTGCAGTTGTGTTCTTAATGCACTGGGTGAGCGCATTCTTCTTGCCCGTCATCTCTGAAGACGCTTCTAAAATCCGAACAGGAGTAAATTGAGGATGTGCCTTGCTGAACTTATGAATGATACCCCAGGTATCATCGTTTGACCGATCATCAGCAATAATAAATGAATGCGCCCCAGCATAATTTTGAGCAAGGAGATCAGCAAGGAGGTCAGGAAGATTGTGTGCTTCGTTGCGAGCAGCTACAATGACAGCCACCTCCGGTAAATTCTTATTAGGAGGTGTCGATCTGGCTTTCCGTAGACCCAGGATCATAATCACTACAAATGTGAAGTAAGGAATGGCTCCGAGAATTAGCAGAAAACCGATAAAGGGGAGCATTGATTTTAGAGTATAAAATATCCAGCAACGATGAAATAAACGGCGACACCCAGGATATCAACGCTGGTTGTGACAAAGGGACCCGTTGCCACGGCTGGGTCCAGATTCATCCTGTGCAGCAGAACCGGTACGAGGGAACCCACAAAAGCAGCTGTAGCCATAGAAAGAATGATACCCAGTCCCACGGTTATGCCTAATTCAACTGATGTCATAACGCCAACATCCATATAACCAATCATGCCAAGCAAATAGCCCGCAAAACCCAAGAGCACTCCATATAGACCTCCTAGAAGAAAGCCAACGCGTAGCTCTTTAAGAACCAGAGTTAGAGCATTGGCGGTTGAAACACGACCAGTTGCAATCCCACGAACGATAATAGTAGCCGTCTGAGTTCCCACATTACCTGCCATACCAATAATGATGGGAAGAAATGCCATGAGAGCCAACACCTGTCCCAGTGTTTCCTCATACGTGGTAATGATGCTGGCCACCAGCAGGCCACCCATCCAACTGGCAAAAAGCCAGGGCACACGCGTCTTGGCATTGGAAAAGGTACTTTTCATGAGGATGTCCCGGTCACGACCGGCACCCGCCATCTGGAGAAAATCTTCTGTGGCTTCTTCGCGGATGACATCAATAACATCATCAACGGTAATAATACCCATGAGTTTATTCTCGTCGTCCACCACGGGAACCGCAAGGATATTGTAGCGAGAAACAATCTGGGCCACTTCTTCCTGATCCGTCATGGGTTTCACGGAATGGACGCGGGTGATCATCATTTCGCTCAATTTTTTCTTTGGTTTAGAAGTGATCAGATCACGTAAGGATATGACACCAACCAGATGCTGACGATCATCCACGACATACAGGTAGAAAACCATTTCCTGTTCGTCTTGATTCTGAATTGATGCAATAGCGTCACCTACCGTGATATCTTCATGGAGGGCAAAAACATCTGGAATCATCAAGCCACCAGCTGAGTTCTCAGGATACGCCATGAGCGTTTCCATCTCTTCCGACTCACTGGATTTCAGACGATTCAGAATATCTTCTGCCAATTCCTCAGGGAGTAATTGTAGAATATCAGCCTCATCATCAGGCGATAGGGCTTTCATCAGGTGCATGGTTTTTTCGATGGGCAGTTCTGAAATCAGCTCTACAATGAGGTGTTCGTCCATTTCGGACAAAACCGCTGCAGCATGATCCACATTAGCAATGGTCAGGAAGGCTTCATTTCGTTCTTCAGGAGTGATATGACGAAAAATGAGAGCCAGTTCGGCAGCGTGCATCTTGGCCAGCATGTTTTCAAGATTGCTCTTGGCGTGCCGACGAAGCAGGCGTCTTACCGTGTCAATATGTAGGTGTAGATCTTTCATTTCAGTGCTTTGAAATTAAGCGGGATTAAAGCTTAGAGAAGCAGGAAAACGAGGATTGAAGAATTCTTGCTCCCGCTCTCCAACACTAAACAAATCCACGTATACACGGCTTTGGAAGTCCAAAAGGCCTTCAATTGTCACCCAATCATTCTTTATTCCCTCAGGCCCCCCTTTCAACTATGTT
The window above is part of the Candidatus Neomarinimicrobiota bacterium genome. Proteins encoded here:
- a CDS encoding AI-2E family transporter, whose protein sequence is MSNHDSVTIAPQSVRLFHQSLFKTLVYFFFLVLVLAGAYKAFPLVVDALFLIVIAAILTAVFNPMVDRMESSGIRRLYGTLLMFGGIIGMVVLGVVKGIPTLLTEISRIKDVIQQNSATESLDSLMGDINTRIAEYIPGFQLDLDLISSLSSQFFSQLGSILAGALDTLATIIFILIITMFFLVDGKRMTKQLIGMVPNQYFEMSLNITYKTKKQLTNFLRGQLLAALGVAIQSFIGLSLLNGIFDTNISGVLLISTIAGMANMIPFVGPFMGMVPAIIVSLFNNLGDPIAASHFYYIIHIIVMFLVVQMIDNNIISPIVVSGSMEMHPLTVILLILVGSQVGVLGMFLAVPAWGISKVIIQEVYQGLKGHHLI
- a CDS encoding cyclic nucleotide-binding domain-containing protein; this encodes MKEKANISYPLFESFKNKLKPNRSQAQMALSQVNVFSRLSWQEIKIVENAVHIRNFAPGEPVFKQGDPGSGMYIIIEGSVGIFLDIPQQAPKELSKLGDGDFFGEIALLDASPRTAAATALENSTIIGFYRPDLMDILRTKPALGGKILLALSEVLAVRLRSTNGELVKVSRKLESALESGANE
- a CDS encoding dockerin type I repeat-containing protein yields the protein MINRLLITLSLLITGNLLASTTITAMDEAFDRGELTQDELILNKVYLFLAPERLDARFREDQTQLIKCGTPILIQYEAMQPDLAESTINIIEDLLLPRTDGLRETFFSPGGHFSFNYATTGTGAVPSADADGSGVPDYVEWAADYLDYTWAQEVDSAGFAGPNHVGGDGFYNVSFESMGAYGYCTTSAVDGSELTRLVLHNSYIGFGANQDPEGNVKGAMKVTCAHEFKHASQRSESNWSEGGWVELDATWAEEFVYDYVNDSMLNFMGYGDPYSHPHWGLNHGTSGTGSYEDYAWEDFMHQRFDDNSYVVAPILEYFWNWRQTHTSQNVMNSYAQALSQYGSSFPEAFSEYVVWNFFTGSRAVVTGGVSQFGYDEAGVNGYPTATLAFTHNSYPVSSSVTGIENLGCKMIRLNTSGQLGLEIDFDGQDGVEMSAMWAIRQDDNTVDWGSIDLDASNNGSIVLDVRDASMAALIPVVTQLTGTTYGASYTIELNSLAECDPGDINDDSNLDVSDLVRLVAIILGNGFPPNDVELCAADVNDDGQSNIQDVITLVDNIIQ
- a CDS encoding DUF3108 domain-containing protein: MRSICIVSQFTRFLMVTLFMTGLNSGSLAGEKTVIPYEASYMGIALLDMTLTWEDLDSTVQITYDNQLKPFIAYFHHIHNIYRVHFDKDSYEPLSWSKKVSEGSKNFFLEANRSANGTHAIYSNGEGRPFPEGAFTVFSATHFLASKAHDPAFFPVDIKVFIDGEIWNATATRYTATHPHPHPRINLSGTQVLIQTDLQYVEGERVMVENDILMDVIAREGTRFILWVEGDGSYSKAQFGKFPKAVVLERLKK
- a CDS encoding glycosyltransferase, coding for MILGLRKARSTPPNKNLPEVAVIVAARNEAHNLPDLLADLLAQNYAGAHSFIIADDRSNDDTWGIIHKFSKAHPQFTPVRILEASSEMTGKKNALTQCIKNTTADILIETDADCRMGPDWISALVSEFDEDTGIVVGFSSVRNRSIFAIYQALDFLGIMMTNAGMMQHGKPWSGSGQNLAFKRKHFTAIGGFTGDPDQSIGDDFYLVQKIGKLKGLTAKFSWNPKSFVTTSPAESVYAFYRQRKRWASDSRGLHRKDPLFFVFLASAFVLNTALLLQILSLQISPLFLLVVGIKFCVEIAILLIGLKKMDRLADIGVFLLWFIIQPFYIPVMGISGLVGKVPWK
- the mgtE gene encoding magnesium transporter, producing the protein MKDLHLHIDTVRRLLRRHAKSNLENMLAKMHAAELALIFRHITPEERNEAFLTIANVDHAAAVLSEMDEHLIVELISELPIEKTMHLMKALSPDDEADILQLLPEELAEDILNRLKSSESEEMETLMAYPENSAGGLMIPDVFALHEDITVGDAIASIQNQDEQEMVFYLYVVDDRQHLVGVISLRDLITSKPKKKLSEMMITRVHSVKPMTDQEEVAQIVSRYNILAVPVVDDENKLMGIITVDDVIDVIREEATEDFLQMAGAGRDRDILMKSTFSNAKTRVPWLFASWMGGLLVASIITTYEETLGQVLALMAFLPIIIGMAGNVGTQTATIIVRGIATGRVSTANALTLVLKELRVGFLLGGLYGVLLGFAGYLLGMIGYMDVGVMTSVELGITVGLGIILSMATAAFVGSLVPVLLHRMNLDPAVATGPFVTTSVDILGVAVYFIVAGYFIL